One part of the Oscillatoria sp. FACHB-1407 genome encodes these proteins:
- a CDS encoding calcium-binding protein: protein MNINGTNTDDFLLGTAEIDTIFTYGGNDSVFGKEGDDTIDAGEGNDFAYAGDGNDYTVGGLGNDQVYGATGDDHLLGNEGNDVLDGETGNDIMEGGLGDDSYVVDSLQDTVIERAAEGYDQVSSSVDNYTLTNNVEGLILLSDRRTLKGTGNKLDNRIAGNEFDNVLFGLEGRDSIRGHQGNDTLNGGSSNDSIAGDSGDDRLVGGSGNDFLEGWDGNDSLEGGSGRDELNGSAGDDIVNGGTGNDFLLGNSGRDTLTGGSGKDSFYFGTPTNEGDTIKDFNLVDDNIRIARIGFGGGLTLGTLKANQFHIGSSAKDSSDRFIYNKSTGTLYFDSDGIGGLAQIQIAKLSKGLDMTHRAFYVIEM, encoded by the coding sequence ATGAATATTAATGGCACCAATACTGATGACTTCCTACTCGGCACAGCAGAGATTGACACCATCTTTACTTATGGCGGAAATGACTCCGTTTTCGGCAAGGAAGGCGACGATACCATTGATGCTGGGGAGGGTAACGACTTCGCTTATGCAGGAGATGGAAATGATTACACTGTAGGAGGTTTAGGCAATGATCAGGTGTATGGTGCCACGGGAGATGATCACCTTTTGGGCAATGAGGGTAATGATGTCTTAGATGGAGAAACGGGCAATGACATCATGGAAGGCGGACTTGGAGACGATTCTTACGTTGTTGATAGCCTGCAAGATACCGTAATTGAACGGGCAGCGGAGGGTTATGATCAAGTCTCCTCTTCTGTTGACAATTACACTCTAACCAACAACGTAGAAGGACTAATCTTGTTAAGCGATCGCCGCACTTTAAAGGGCACGGGCAACAAGCTTGACAATCGAATCGCTGGAAACGAATTCGACAATGTTCTTTTTGGTCTAGAGGGCAGAGATTCTATCCGTGGTCATCAAGGCAACGATACACTAAACGGCGGTTCGAGCAACGATTCAATTGCTGGTGATTCGGGCGACGATCGGCTAGTTGGTGGTTCAGGGAATGATTTTTTAGAGGGTTGGGACGGTAACGATAGCCTGGAGGGTGGCTCAGGGCGCGATGAGTTAAATGGCAGTGCAGGCGACGATATCGTGAATGGTGGCACAGGAAACGACTTTCTGCTGGGTAATTCGGGGCGTGATACCCTCACAGGTGGTTCAGGCAAAGACTCCTTTTACTTTGGCACGCCAACAAATGAGGGCGACACGATCAAAGATTTTAATCTTGTTGATGACAACATCAGAATAGCAAGAATTGGATTTGGGGGTGGGTTAACGCTAGGAACTCTCAAAGCGAATCAGTTTCATATCGGATCAAGTGCCAAGGATAGTAGCGATCGCTTCATTTACAACAAGTCCACTGGAACACTGTATTTTGACAGCGATGGCATCGGTGGATTAGCCCAAATTCAGATTGCCAAGCTATCAAAAGGGTTAGATATGACCCATCGAGCCTTTTATGTCATAGAGATGTGA
- a CDS encoding calcium-binding protein: MNEILGTNNNDTLLGTREPDNIFGYGGNDTIDAWEGDDYVNAGDGNDYVFAGDGNDFVSGLSGDDEIFGEAGNDQLFGNDGDDKLDGYTGNDFLYGGNGNDYLVGLAGNDQLKGDAGDDQLFGHDGDDQLDGGTGNDFMDGSVGNDYYYVDSLEDMVIERPSEGNDGVGSYLKDYTLPDYIENLGLGGDALTGTGNSLDNSIGGNKLNNVLSGDTGNDHLDGDAGNDILKGGQGDDTLFGSTGYDTLVGGSGKDGFSFYEPEEGIDKIKYFNVTDDVIYINSIGFGGGLTAGVLKAEQFCIGASAKDSSDPNSNGEAVRFIYNKSTGALYFDSDGIGGVAQIQFAKLSTGLSLTHKNFSVDI; encoded by the coding sequence ATGAACGAGATCTTAGGTACAAACAATAACGACACCCTTTTGGGCACCCGTGAACCTGATAACATCTTCGGGTATGGTGGCAACGACACAATTGATGCTTGGGAGGGTGATGATTACGTCAACGCTGGAGATGGAAACGACTACGTTTTTGCAGGGGACGGCAATGATTTTGTTTCAGGACTCTCAGGTGATGATGAAATTTTTGGTGAGGCTGGTAATGATCAACTTTTTGGTAATGATGGTGATGATAAATTAGATGGTTACACAGGTAATGACTTCTTGTACGGTGGGAATGGTAATGACTACCTTGTAGGTTTGGCAGGCAACGATCAACTGAAGGGAGATGCCGGAGACGACCAGTTGTTTGGTCATGATGGCGATGACCAACTAGATGGTGGTACGGGTAATGACTTCATGGACGGTAGTGTTGGAAACGATTACTACTATGTTGATAGCCTTGAAGACATGGTGATTGAGCGTCCATCAGAAGGTAATGATGGTGTCGGTTCCTACCTGAAGGATTACACGCTGCCAGATTATATTGAGAACTTGGGTTTGGGAGGTGATGCGTTAACAGGCACGGGTAATAGTCTCGACAACAGCATTGGAGGAAACAAATTAAATAACGTTCTTTCGGGTGACACTGGCAATGATCATCTAGATGGGGATGCAGGTAATGACATCCTGAAAGGTGGTCAAGGAGATGATACTTTGTTTGGCTCTACAGGGTATGACACCCTGGTCGGTGGTTCAGGAAAAGATGGCTTTTCTTTCTATGAACCGGAAGAGGGAATTGACAAAATCAAGTATTTTAATGTTACCGATGACGTAATTTACATTAATTCAATTGGATTTGGGGGTGGATTAACAGCAGGTGTCCTCAAAGCTGAACAGTTTTGCATTGGGGCAAGTGCCAAGGATAGCAGCGACCCTAACAGTAACGGCGAAGCTGTGCGCTTCATCTATAACAAATCCACTGGAGCACTCTATTTTGATAGTGATGGCATCGGCGGAGTGGCTCAAATACAATTTGCCAAGCTATCCACTGGGTTGTCACTGACACATAAAAACTTCTCAGTTGATATATAA
- a CDS encoding calcium-binding protein: MNINGTDNSDFLIGSSEVDTIFAYGGHDSVFGKEGDDTIDLGAGDDFAYAGAGNDFVVGGLGQDRLYGFIGEDRLIGNEGDDYLDGEAGNDVMEGGLGNDSYYVDSLGDIVIEENSNGRDSVLSFVNNYTLSANVEDLYLSSTSNVLNGTGNSLDNNLYGNEFNNALSGGLGNDYCFSSFGDDTLIGGKGNDFLVAFNGNDRLDGGSDNDLLIGGLGSDNLTGGTGKDTFAFDSVIDGIDTIKDFRVVDDLIRVSWEVFGGGLTAGVLKAEQFCIGASAKDSSDRFIYNKSTGAVYFDSDGIGGLAQIQLAQLSKGLAMTHQNFYTIE; this comes from the coding sequence ATGAACATCAATGGTACAGACAATAGCGACTTTCTTATTGGTAGTAGCGAGGTTGACACTATCTTTGCCTATGGTGGACATGACTCCGTTTTTGGCAAGGAAGGCGACGATACGATTGATCTTGGGGCGGGTGATGACTTCGCTTATGCAGGAGCTGGGAACGATTTCGTTGTCGGAGGTTTAGGGCAAGACCGATTGTACGGTTTCATTGGAGAGGATCGACTGATTGGAAATGAGGGAGACGATTATCTGGACGGGGAAGCAGGCAATGACGTCATGGAAGGCGGGCTTGGAAACGATTCCTATTATGTTGACAGCCTTGGAGACATTGTGATTGAAGAGAACTCGAATGGTCGTGATAGTGTTCTCTCTTTCGTAAACAACTACACCTTGTCCGCTAACGTAGAGGACTTGTATCTATCCTCAACAAGCAACGTTTTGAATGGTACAGGCAATAGCCTTGATAACAACCTCTATGGCAATGAATTTAATAACGCCCTTTCCGGCGGTTTAGGCAACGATTACTGCTTTAGTAGTTTTGGTGACGATACTTTGATTGGCGGTAAAGGAAATGACTTTTTGGTTGCCTTTAACGGTAACGATCGCCTGGACGGTGGTTCGGACAACGATTTACTAATCGGTGGTTTAGGCAGTGACAACCTGACGGGGGGTACAGGAAAAGATACTTTTGCCTTTGATTCTGTAATAGATGGGATAGACACCATCAAAGACTTTAGAGTTGTTGATGATTTGATCCGAGTGAGTTGGGAGGTTTTTGGGGGCGGATTAACGGCAGGTGTCCTCAAAGCTGAACAGTTTTGCATTGGGGCAAGTGCCAAGGATAGCAGCGATCGCTTCATCTACAACAAATCCACTGGGGCAGTGTATTTCGATAGTGATGGCATCGGTGGATTAGCTCAAATTCAGCTTGCTCAGCTATCTAAAGGGCTAGCGATGACGCACCAAAACTTTTACACCATTGAATGA
- a CDS encoding calcium-binding protein translates to MAYIPGTDARNILMGTAEADTIYAYGGIDSIAAGAGNDYINAGDDKDYVDAGTGNDYVLGGAGNDVAYGASGNDKLFGNDGEDTLNGNAGDDFINGENGNDYLSGGSGNDEVFGQAGDDQLLGEDGSDLLDGGAGNDSMDGGIGEDVYIVDSLGDTVIEWISEGSDVVKSYLQSYTLATNVENLNLVIGSNALNGTGNSLNNLISGNEFDNILSGLEGTDSIHGHQGNDRINGGLDNDVLFGDSGKDTLIGDQGDDDIYGGSGDDHLDGSSGKDSLHGALGKDTLIGDQGDDFLAGGVDRDTLTGGTGKDTFHFYASREGLDTITDFKVIDDVIGIEKIGFRGGLTLGTLKAEQFRIGSSAKDSSDRFIYNKSTGTLYFDSDGIGRSAQIQFAKLSPGLSLTNQNLYVLESK, encoded by the coding sequence ATGGCCTATATCCCAGGAACAGATGCCAGAAATATCCTCATGGGTACCGCAGAGGCTGACACCATTTATGCCTATGGAGGAATCGACTCAATTGCTGCGGGGGCAGGCAACGATTACATTAATGCTGGAGATGATAAGGATTATGTTGATGCAGGAACGGGTAACGATTACGTGTTGGGGGGTGCTGGCAACGATGTCGCCTATGGTGCATCAGGAAATGACAAGCTTTTTGGCAACGACGGTGAAGATACCTTAAATGGTAATGCTGGCGATGACTTCATCAATGGTGAAAACGGTAACGATTACCTCTCAGGAGGCTCAGGTAATGATGAAGTCTTCGGACAAGCTGGAGATGACCAACTTCTTGGAGAGGATGGCAGCGATTTATTGGATGGTGGTGCGGGCAACGATTCCATGGATGGTGGAATCGGAGAGGATGTGTACATTGTAGATAGCCTTGGAGATACCGTAATTGAATGGATATCGGAAGGCTCTGATGTTGTTAAGTCTTACTTGCAGAGCTACACCTTAGCTACCAACGTAGAAAACTTAAATCTAGTAATCGGCAGCAATGCTTTGAATGGCACAGGCAATAGCCTCAATAATCTGATCTCTGGAAATGAGTTCGATAACATTTTATCTGGTTTAGAAGGAACTGATTCTATCCATGGTCACCAGGGTAATGATCGGATTAACGGTGGATTAGATAATGATGTTTTGTTTGGCGATTCAGGCAAAGATACTTTGATTGGTGATCAAGGCGATGATGATATCTATGGTGGCTCAGGCGATGATCATCTAGATGGTAGTTCGGGAAAAGATAGTTTACACGGTGCTTTAGGCAAAGATACTTTGATTGGCGATCAAGGCGATGACTTTTTAGCCGGTGGCGTAGACCGTGACACCCTGACGGGTGGAACAGGAAAAGATACCTTTCACTTCTACGCCTCAAGAGAGGGTCTTGACACGATTACGGATTTTAAGGTCATTGATGACGTTATCGGAATTGAGAAGATTGGATTTAGGGGTGGATTGACGTTGGGAACCCTTAAAGCTGAGCAATTCCGCATCGGGTCAAGTGCTAAGGATAGTAGCGATCGCTTCATTTACAACAAGTCCACTGGAACACTGTATTTTGACAGCGATGGCATTGGAAGATCGGCTCAGATTCAGTTTGCCAAGCTATCGCCTGGCTTATCTCTAACAAACCAGAACTTGTATGTGCTTGAAAGTAAGTAG
- a CDS encoding DUF4278 domain-containing protein encodes MLLRYRGIPYHVSSSSIRHCTSVSSAIVLNYRGTAYLIERSASTRWEVDHKN; translated from the coding sequence ATGTTGCTTAGATATCGCGGTATTCCTTATCATGTCTCTTCCTCATCCATTCGACATTGCACATCTGTCTCAAGTGCGATCGTCCTAAACTATCGCGGCACTGCATATCTAATCGAGCGTTCTGCATCCACGCGTTGGGAAGTTGACCATAAAAACTGA
- the mddA gene encoding methanethiol S-methyltransferase, whose translation MTTQSLQTGNKIARAAAFVYGLVCYAIFFVTFLYAIGFVGNFVVPKSIDSAPIIPLEQALLVNVGLLGLFGLQHSAMARQEFKVWWTAIVPRPVERSTYVLFSSLCLITLFYFWQPLGVTIWNVENPVFRNLLHVSFGFGWLVVLVSTFLINHFDLFGLRQVYLYLRGKVYTPLKFVTPGPYKYVRHPLYVGWLFAFWSTPTMTVAHLVFAVITTAYILVAIQLEERDLVAIHGKDYANYRDRVPMLIPFSRRKV comes from the coding sequence ATGACAACTCAATCTCTTCAAACAGGCAACAAGATTGCCAGAGCCGCTGCATTTGTTTATGGTCTGGTTTGTTACGCTATTTTCTTCGTTACGTTTTTGTATGCGATCGGATTTGTCGGCAATTTTGTTGTGCCAAAATCCATTGATTCTGCACCCATCATTCCCTTAGAGCAAGCACTTCTAGTTAATGTTGGATTACTCGGACTGTTTGGGCTTCAACACAGTGCTATGGCACGACAAGAGTTCAAAGTGTGGTGGACGGCAATTGTTCCTAGACCTGTTGAGCGCAGCACCTATGTCTTATTCTCTAGCCTTTGCCTGATTACGCTGTTTTATTTCTGGCAACCTCTAGGTGTCACGATTTGGAATGTTGAGAACCCAGTTTTTCGTAATCTCCTTCATGTTTCTTTTGGGTTTGGCTGGTTAGTGGTGCTAGTGTCTACATTTCTAATTAACCACTTTGATCTATTTGGGTTACGCCAGGTCTATCTCTATCTGCGTGGCAAAGTTTACACACCCCTCAAGTTTGTCACTCCTGGCCCTTACAAATATGTTCGTCACCCATTGTATGTCGGTTGGTTATTTGCATTCTGGTCAACACCCACGATGACTGTTGCTCACCTTGTGTTTGCGGTAATCACAACAGCATATATTTTGGTCGCCATTCAGTTAGAAGAACGCGATTTAGTGGCAATTCACGGCAAGGATTATGCAAACTACCGCGATCGCGTTCCTATGCTGATTCCCTTTAGTCGTCGCAAAGTATAA
- a CDS encoding calcium-binding protein encodes MEYQYYFGDNGPNNFEASPDADWIETYLGDDIVIAGAGDDLIRSGPQDPVAGYSDNDTMYGDSKFSPAGNDHIYGGYGNDVLWGDNLDSYGGGDDQLHGEAGNDQLIGGGGNDALWGGEGNDRIDGDAGNDYLDGGTGADTMEGWSGNDTYWVDSANDIVSESASAGNDTVYSTIHYTLGANVENLGLDGTAAINGTGNDLNNQINGNNADNIIATQLGNDTVYAFGGNDLVLGGGGDDGMDGGEGNDKIYGDSGNDHLNGGAGADQLEGGIGNDIYWVDSASDVVIEAASAGNDTVYSTVSYTLTSNVENLALLGSTALNATGNGLKNLIYGNAGNNSISGGSNDDNLFGEGGSDNLNGGTGNDILTGGDGIDMLTGGSGADKFRLGSPNMDSDVIKDFKRSEGDKIQILTTFLETNSLSGFSYNRSTGALFYGDSMGRIQVATIANKPSDFSVQRDIVLV; translated from the coding sequence ATGGAATACCAATACTACTTTGGTGACAATGGTCCTAACAATTTTGAAGCATCTCCTGATGCAGATTGGATTGAAACCTATCTGGGAGATGATATCGTCATCGCTGGTGCAGGAGATGATTTGATTCGCTCTGGACCACAAGATCCGGTAGCGGGTTACAGCGACAATGACACTATGTACGGCGATTCAAAATTTAGCCCGGCAGGAAACGACCATATCTATGGCGGGTATGGAAATGACGTGCTTTGGGGCGACAATCTCGATAGTTATGGCGGTGGAGATGATCAGCTTCATGGAGAGGCAGGGAACGATCAACTGATTGGGGGTGGCGGTAATGATGCGCTTTGGGGCGGTGAGGGTAATGACCGAATCGATGGAGATGCTGGAAACGATTACTTAGATGGAGGTACTGGAGCCGACACAATGGAGGGCTGGTCTGGGAATGACACTTACTGGGTTGATTCTGCCAACGACATCGTTTCTGAATCGGCTTCGGCGGGAAATGATACGGTCTATTCCACCATCCACTACACCCTGGGAGCTAACGTTGAAAACCTTGGTCTGGATGGAACGGCTGCCATTAACGGCACTGGCAATGACTTGAACAATCAAATCAATGGCAACAACGCCGATAATATTATTGCTACACAGTTAGGCAACGACACTGTGTATGCTTTTGGCGGGAATGACCTCGTGCTTGGCGGTGGCGGCGATGACGGCATGGATGGGGGTGAAGGGAATGACAAAATCTATGGAGACAGCGGCAACGACCACCTGAATGGTGGTGCTGGGGCTGACCAATTAGAAGGCGGCATTGGCAATGATATCTATTGGGTCGATTCAGCATCTGATGTCGTTATTGAGGCAGCTTCAGCCGGAAATGACACGGTATATTCCACTGTCAGCTACACGTTAACCTCAAACGTTGAAAATCTTGCCCTACTGGGTTCTACTGCCCTAAACGCAACAGGCAATGGCTTGAAAAATCTGATTTACGGTAACGCTGGCAATAACTCTATCTCTGGTGGTTCAAACGACGATAACCTATTCGGTGAAGGCGGCAGTGATAACCTCAACGGGGGCACGGGCAACGATATCTTAACGGGTGGAGATGGTATCGATATGCTCACAGGGGGTTCGGGCGCAGATAAGTTCAGGTTGGGTTCTCCTAACATGGATAGTGATGTCATCAAAGACTTCAAGCGCAGTGAGGGAGACAAAATTCAAATCCTCACAACATTTCTTGAAACAAACTCTCTGAGTGGATTTAGCTATAACCGCTCTACGGGTGCCTTGTTCTATGGCGACAGCATGGGACGAATTCAGGTAGCAACGATCGCCAATAAACCCAGTGACTTTTCAGTTCAACGCGACATTGTTCTAGTTTGA
- a CDS encoding WD40 repeat domain-containing protein, with the protein MAQPAQKRKRRGVILSTYGWQRLQDAQEQLAITQNEGYAYTLEQLSHLTGLSVRSITRLQSCKIAVDRQTLEEFFRAFDLTLTEQDYLQPAGTHAEADVEKPIVRAIAPDWGEAPDVSTFYGRTTELTTLAQWILQDNCRLIGIIGIGGVGKTALSVKLVEDIVGNRELGIGREMPDCASTPTFTHVIWRSLRNAPPLETLLAELVPFLSGQQETKADISRFFQCLQHHRCLIVLDNVETLLESGDRSGQYRSGYEAYGELLHRIATTRHQSCVVVTSRERCAQSAQWEGNPTVQMLTLSGSPEASQALLKATGLTGSAAQTQLLCDRYRCNPLALKIVATTIRDLFGGNIDLFLEHNVTLFGDISDLIQQQWNRLSDLEKQIMVWLAIDREWVSFAQLQADLQGRISSIQVMEALQRLQGRSLIETNASQFTLQPVVMEYVTEMLIGRVRDEISDRSFPIVSSSGSVLQTHALIKAQDKDYIRDSQIRVILTPLIVRLLHCLGAQKEIVYRLKQILYRLQADYPNQASYTGGNIINLLRHLQVDLSGYNFSHLSVWQADLQDISLHRVNFAHSDLSKSRFTQPFGFIYSVAFSPEGQLLATGDNNNLVCLWQVADGQPRLTLKGHKGWVWSVAWSPDGQILASGSEDCSVRLWDVETGNCLAILQDDSKDTIKCVAWHPNGRFLVSCGDSNKIRVWDVQRKACVKVFQEHNNWVVSAAWSPDGTLLASGSQDQTIRLWDTNTGECLKTLSGHDSIVWAVAWHPDGKTLASGSQDQTIKLWNTRTGQCLKTLPGNSAVFSIAWNPLSPGHPGDEGNDVMASGHIDQTVRVWNTRTSQCLKTLQGHTNLIWSVAWNPDGQTLASGCDQTVRVWDVQQGKCVKILQGYSNSVYAVVWNPDGQTLASSSSDRLIRLWDAQQGKCVKSLPGHNSWIRGLAWSPDGKMLASGSADWTVRLWDASTHQCLKTLEGHHVWVWTVAWSPDSRMLASGSSDLTIRLWDVSTGKCLRVLQGHENGIWAVAWSPDGTRLASASDDRTIRLWDTSTGTCLRVLTEHEAWVKSVAWSPDGITIASGCDDHTIRLWDVSTGDCLTCLQGHHNMVRSVAWSPNGCILASGSEDQTIRLWRADTGECLAVLQGHTGQVGAVSWCPVGRSADNLVLASSSTDETIKLWDIKTGRCLKTLRADRPYEGMNITGVTGITETQKATLQALGATRSNVPLGTSTPHLTLLNSGASHPSSGSPEIELSG; encoded by the coding sequence ATGGCTCAACCTGCTCAAAAACGCAAACGTCGGGGTGTCATTCTTTCAACCTATGGTTGGCAGCGTCTCCAAGACGCTCAGGAGCAACTAGCCATCACCCAAAACGAAGGATATGCTTACACATTAGAACAACTGAGCCATCTCACAGGCTTAAGTGTCCGCTCCATCACTCGGTTACAAAGTTGTAAAATCGCAGTCGATCGCCAAACCTTAGAGGAGTTTTTTCGTGCTTTTGACCTGACTCTTACTGAACAGGACTACCTCCAACCCGCAGGAACCCATGCAGAGGCAGATGTAGAAAAGCCAATCGTAAGAGCGATCGCCCCAGATTGGGGAGAGGCCCCAGATGTTTCCACCTTTTATGGGCGCACTACAGAACTGACCACACTCGCCCAATGGATTCTCCAGGACAATTGCCGCTTAATTGGCATCATTGGCATTGGGGGCGTTGGTAAAACTGCCCTGTCGGTCAAATTAGTAGAGGATATTGTGGGGAATCGGGAGTTGGGAATCGGGAGGGAGATGCCTGACTGTGCCTCAACTCCTACTTTCACACACGTCATTTGGCGATCGCTCCGCAATGCCCCACCCCTCGAAACCCTATTGGCAGAATTAGTTCCCTTTCTATCAGGGCAACAAGAGACAAAAGCTGACATCAGTCGGTTTTTTCAGTGTTTGCAACATCATCGCTGCTTGATTGTTTTAGACAATGTGGAAACCCTGCTAGAGTCGGGCGATCGCTCCGGGCAATATCGTTCTGGGTATGAGGCATATGGAGAGTTGCTGCATCGAATTGCTACAACTCGACACCAAAGCTGTGTGGTCGTCACTAGTCGTGAGAGATGTGCCCAGTCGGCTCAATGGGAAGGAAACCCAACCGTGCAGATGTTGACGTTGAGTGGCTCTCCAGAAGCCTCTCAGGCACTACTCAAGGCAACAGGATTAACCGGATCAGCCGCTCAAACCCAACTGTTGTGCGATCGCTATCGCTGTAATCCTTTGGCATTAAAGATTGTCGCGACGACGATTCGCGATCTCTTTGGTGGCAATATCGATCTTTTTTTAGAACACAACGTCACGCTGTTTGGCGACATTTCCGATTTAATCCAACAACAATGGAACCGCCTCTCTGACTTAGAAAAACAGATCATGGTGTGGTTGGCAATTGACCGAGAATGGGTTTCGTTTGCTCAACTCCAGGCAGATTTACAGGGCAGAATATCATCCATTCAAGTGATGGAAGCCCTGCAACGACTACAGGGGCGATCGCTGATCGAAACCAATGCCAGCCAATTTACATTACAACCTGTTGTGATGGAATATGTCACTGAAATGCTGATCGGTCGCGTTCGTGATGAAATAAGCGATCGCTCATTTCCCATTGTTTCGTCCTCTGGTTCCGTACTGCAAACCCACGCTCTAATTAAAGCCCAAGACAAAGACTACATTCGGGATAGCCAAATTCGAGTAATCTTAACACCATTAATTGTCAGATTACTGCACTGTCTGGGGGCTCAAAAAGAGATCGTTTATCGGTTAAAGCAAATCCTATATCGGCTGCAAGCCGATTACCCCAATCAAGCAAGCTATACCGGCGGTAACATTATTAATCTGTTACGTCATCTTCAAGTTGACCTGAGCGGTTACAACTTCTCCCACCTCAGCGTTTGGCAAGCCGACCTTCAAGATATCTCGCTTCATCGGGTTAATTTTGCCCACTCTGACCTCTCTAAATCCCGATTTACCCAGCCGTTTGGCTTTATTTACTCAGTTGCCTTTAGTCCTGAGGGTCAGCTTCTTGCAACAGGGGACAATAACAATCTGGTATGCCTGTGGCAGGTCGCAGACGGTCAACCGAGACTAACCCTAAAAGGGCATAAGGGTTGGGTTTGGTCAGTTGCCTGGAGTCCCGATGGTCAGATTCTCGCGAGTGGCAGTGAGGATTGTAGCGTCAGGCTCTGGGATGTTGAGACGGGAAATTGTTTGGCAATCTTGCAGGATGACAGTAAGGACACGATTAAGTGTGTGGCGTGGCACCCCAATGGACGTTTTCTCGTCAGTTGTGGAGATAGCAACAAAATTCGCGTATGGGATGTGCAGCGGAAAGCGTGCGTGAAGGTGTTTCAGGAACACAATAATTGGGTCGTGTCAGCTGCCTGGAGCCCCGATGGAACCCTTCTCGCAAGCGGTTCTCAAGACCAAACTATTCGGCTCTGGGATACCAACACTGGGGAGTGCCTGAAAACCTTATCGGGACACGACAGCATTGTCTGGGCTGTTGCCTGGCATCCAGACGGTAAAACCCTCGCAAGCGGTAGCCAAGACCAAACGATCAAACTCTGGAACACGCGCACGGGTCAATGCCTTAAAACCTTACCGGGAAACAGTGCTGTGTTTTCAATTGCCTGGAATCCTCTTTCCCCAGGTCACCCCGGAGATGAGGGAAATGATGTCATGGCCAGTGGACATATCGACCAAACTGTCAGAGTTTGGAATACTCGCACGAGTCAATGCCTCAAAACTTTGCAGGGACACACAAACCTGATCTGGTCTGTCGCGTGGAATCCGGATGGACAAACCCTCGCCAGTGGCTGTGACCAAACCGTCCGAGTGTGGGATGTGCAACAGGGGAAGTGTGTGAAAATCTTGCAGGGGTACAGTAATTCTGTCTATGCCGTGGTGTGGAACCCGGATGGACAAACCCTTGCCAGCAGTAGCAGCGACAGATTGATTCGCCTGTGGGATGCTCAACAGGGGAAGTGCGTCAAAAGCTTGCCAGGGCATAACAGTTGGATTCGTGGTTTAGCCTGGAGTCCCGATGGCAAGATGCTTGCCAGTGGGTCTGCTGATTGGACGGTTCGGCTCTGGGACGCTAGCACTCATCAATGTCTTAAAACCCTGGAAGGACATCATGTCTGGGTTTGGACAGTAGCCTGGAGTCCCGATAGCAGAATGCTTGCCAGTGGGTCTAGTGATCTCACCATTCGGCTATGGGATGTTAGCACAGGGAAATGTCTGAGGGTGTTGCAAGGACACGAGAATGGGATCTGGGCTGTGGCGTGGAGCCCAGATGGCACAAGGCTTGCCAGTGCTTCTGACGATCGCACCATTCGCTTGTGGGATACCAGCACTGGAACTTGTTTACGGGTTTTGACAGAGCATGAAGCCTGGGTTAAGTCGGTGGCGTGGAGTCCCGATGGGATAACTATTGCTAGTGGCTGTGATGACCACACGATCCGGCTTTGGGATGTCAGCACCGGAGATTGTCTGACCTGTTTGCAGGGGCACCACAATATGGTTAGAAGTGTGGCGTGGAGTCCCAATGGATGCATTCTTGCCAGTGGATCGGAAGACCAAACCATTCGGCTCTGGCGAGCAGATACTGGAGAATGTTTGGCTGTTTTGCAGGGGCACACGGGACAGGTCGGTGCGGTGTCGTGGTGCCCGGTTGGTCGGTCAGCAGACAACTTGGTTTTAGCGAGTAGTAGCACCGATGAAACCATCAAGCTATGGGATATCAAGACAGGTCGCTGCTTGAAAACTCTCAGAGCCGATCGCCCCTATGAAGGGATGAACATTACCGGCGTCACAGGCATTACAGAAACGCAAAAAGCAACATTACAGGCATTGGGTGCGACGCGGAGCAATGTCCCTTTAGGGACCAGCACACCTCATCTCACCCTTCTCAATAGCGGTGCATCTCATCCGTCGTCTGGTTCTCCCGAAATTGAACTGTCGGGCTAA